A part of Saliniradius amylolyticus genomic DNA contains:
- the cmoB gene encoding tRNA 5-methoxyuridine(34)/uridine 5-oxyacetic acid(34) synthase CmoB — MNNTLPAFSEFYTRIASTELGHWLTTLPAQLAQWQQTNKQELQKGLKLIGKLPDLDADEVDLQTQVKIGSGQKVEEYTQKQITGLLQRFKPWRKGPFHIHGIHLDTEWRSDWKWDRVLPHIRPLANKTVLDIGCGSGYHLWRMLGEGAREVIGVDPYLPFFLQFQAIKHFYPAGNINLLPLGIEHLPELKALDTVFSMGVFYHRRSPVDFLYQLKGLLKKDGELVLETLVIEGDEHSVLVPGERYAQMRNVWFIPSTAALTQWLTRVGFSDIKVVDINQTTVDEQRSTSWMTSHSLANFLDPADQNKTIEGYPAPIRAVLVAKAG; from the coding sequence ATGAATAACACTCTCCCTGCCTTTAGCGAATTCTACACGCGTATTGCATCAACGGAGCTTGGCCACTGGCTGACCACCCTGCCCGCTCAGCTTGCCCAATGGCAGCAGACCAATAAGCAAGAGTTACAAAAAGGCCTGAAACTTATCGGCAAGCTGCCGGATCTGGACGCCGACGAGGTGGACTTACAAACTCAGGTAAAAATCGGCTCCGGTCAAAAGGTAGAAGAGTATACCCAAAAGCAAATCACCGGCCTGCTGCAACGCTTTAAGCCTTGGCGTAAAGGCCCCTTCCATATTCACGGTATTCATCTGGATACGGAGTGGCGTTCAGACTGGAAGTGGGACCGAGTCTTGCCTCACATCCGTCCTCTAGCGAATAAGACAGTGCTGGATATTGGCTGTGGTAGCGGATATCACCTGTGGCGGATGCTTGGAGAAGGCGCCCGAGAGGTCATTGGTGTTGACCCTTACCTGCCGTTTTTCCTGCAATTCCAGGCCATTAAACACTTTTATCCAGCCGGTAATATTAACCTGTTGCCCCTTGGCATCGAACATCTGCCGGAATTAAAAGCGTTGGATACGGTGTTCTCCATGGGCGTATTCTATCACCGACGCAGCCCCGTCGACTTTCTATACCAGCTAAAAGGCTTACTTAAAAAAGATGGTGAATTGGTGCTGGAAACCCTGGTTATCGAGGGCGATGAGCACAGTGTACTGGTCCCTGGTGAGCGCTATGCGCAGATGCGAAATGTCTGGTTTATTCCCAGCACAGCCGCGTTAACTCAGTGGTTAACCCGGGTTGGCTTTAGCGATATTAAAGTGGTGGATATCAATCAAACGACCGTAGATGAGCAGCGCAGCACTAGCTGGATGACCAGTCATTCATTAGCCAACTTTTTAGACCCAGCCGATCAGAACAAGACCATCGAAGGCTATCCAGCTCCAATTCGGGCCGTGTTAGTCGCTAAGGCCGGTTGA
- the msrB gene encoding peptide-methionine (R)-S-oxide reductase MsrB → MKTVAILLVTVLSSGALSAKEQVATLAGGCFWCVEEAFEQLEGVREVVSGYTGGTEAHPTYQQVSSGSTGHTEAVQVYYDPDVISYAGLLQKFWRIMDPTDADGQFVDRGQQYRPEIFYHNDLQQQVAEASKQWLQQYGPFEQSIVVPVTPFSEFYRAEEYHQDYYKKNPLRYKFYTFNSGRYDFVERHWGETSGVDYQRFTNDNPGGMTQADSRYQVPAKARLKEQLTPMQYRVTQQDETEPPFDNAYWDNKASGIYVDVVSGEPLFSSADKYRSGTGWPSFTRPIRPDAVVRREDNSWFISRTEIRSRIADSHLGHVFADGPEPTGLRYCMNSAALEFIPLSVMKERGYDDYIADVTGKADSQN, encoded by the coding sequence ATCAAGACTGTAGCCATACTACTGGTAACTGTGCTTTCATCCGGTGCGCTGTCTGCCAAAGAGCAGGTTGCGACCTTGGCGGGGGGGTGCTTTTGGTGTGTTGAGGAGGCTTTCGAACAGCTTGAGGGCGTACGGGAAGTCGTGTCTGGGTACACGGGAGGAACGGAAGCTCACCCCACCTATCAGCAGGTCTCATCGGGCAGTACAGGCCACACCGAAGCGGTGCAGGTTTACTACGATCCCGATGTGATTTCCTATGCAGGATTGCTGCAAAAGTTTTGGCGAATCATGGATCCCACTGATGCAGACGGGCAGTTTGTGGATCGGGGGCAGCAATACCGGCCTGAAATCTTCTATCACAATGACCTGCAGCAGCAGGTTGCTGAGGCATCGAAGCAGTGGCTACAACAGTACGGGCCTTTTGAGCAGTCCATCGTGGTGCCGGTCACCCCTTTTTCTGAATTCTATCGTGCTGAGGAATATCACCAGGACTATTATAAAAAAAATCCACTACGTTATAAGTTCTACACTTTTAACTCCGGGCGTTACGATTTTGTCGAGCGGCATTGGGGAGAGACCAGTGGTGTGGACTACCAGCGCTTCACCAATGATAATCCGGGCGGTATGACGCAGGCCGATAGCCGCTATCAAGTGCCTGCTAAAGCTCGACTCAAAGAACAGCTGACGCCCATGCAATATAGGGTCACCCAGCAGGATGAGACTGAGCCGCCATTTGACAACGCCTATTGGGACAATAAGGCGTCCGGTATCTATGTTGATGTGGTCAGTGGTGAGCCATTGTTTTCTTCGGCTGATAAGTACCGTTCCGGTACTGGCTGGCCGAGCTTTACCCGGCCAATCCGACCTGATGCCGTTGTCAGACGGGAAGATAACAGTTGGTTTATCAGTCGGACCGAAATCAGAAGCCGAATTGCCGACTCTCATCTGGGGCATGTGTTCGCCGATGGTCCTGAGCCGACGGGGCTTCGCTATTGTATGAACTCTGCGGCTTTGGAGTTTATTCCGCTGTCCGTCATGAAGGAACGGGGCTATGATGACTATATCGCTGATGTCACCGGTAAGGCTGACTCACAAAACTAA
- the cmoA gene encoding carboxy-S-adenosyl-L-methionine synthase CmoA — MATPQDTIYSSPMAQVSDFRFDESVAEVFPDMIQRSVPGYNTIVDAIGQLAGHYAQPDTRLYDLGCSLGAASLSMSRYVQSNNTDIVAVDNSEAMVEKCQRHIQAYKSETPISVVCDDLQNINIKNASVVVMNFTLQFIPPEQRQSLLARIYAGMVEGGILILSEKLSHSTTQGNELLVELHHEFKRRNGYSELEISQKRTALENVMRIDSFDAHHERLTQAGFKDVVLWFKCFNFASMVAIK; from the coding sequence ATGGCAACCCCACAAGACACCATCTATTCCAGCCCTATGGCTCAGGTTAGCGACTTTCGCTTTGATGAGAGCGTGGCTGAAGTCTTTCCGGACATGATTCAACGCTCGGTACCGGGCTACAACACCATTGTGGATGCCATCGGCCAACTTGCCGGACACTACGCCCAGCCAGATACTCGCTTGTACGACTTAGGCTGCTCGCTGGGCGCGGCCAGTTTGTCTATGAGCCGCTATGTACAGTCGAATAATACCGACATCGTGGCGGTGGACAACTCCGAAGCCATGGTGGAAAAATGTCAACGTCATATTCAGGCTTACAAGTCCGAGACGCCCATTTCTGTCGTCTGTGACGACCTTCAAAATATCAACATAAAAAATGCCTCGGTGGTCGTTATGAACTTTACCTTACAGTTCATCCCACCCGAGCAGCGCCAGAGTTTGCTTGCCAGGATCTACGCGGGCATGGTGGAGGGCGGTATTCTGATACTGTCGGAGAAACTCAGTCATTCCACAACCCAAGGCAATGAACTACTGGTCGAACTGCACCACGAATTTAAGCGTCGCAATGGTTACAGTGAATTAGAGATCAGCCAGAAGCGCACCGCTCTGGAAAACGTGATGCGCATCGACAGCTTTGATGCCCACCATGAAAGGCTCACTCAAGCGGGCTTTAAGGACGTTGTATTGTGGTTCAAATGCTTTAATTTTGCCTCAATGGTGGCCATCAAATGA
- a CDS encoding DUF5020 family protein, which yields MTAPLHAKLLWQDFSATYLYGENYRVGDSRRAVLTFEHASGASWGDSFFFLDHLRSRDGGRENYAEWSPRLSGCKLEIYCPEKGGLIKDVLFANTVEMAEHATHFLHGVGLDLNIPGFQYLQVNTYRRNNDQVEDNWQLTTVWGYPFSIGQQAFLFDGFLDWFSSTEDQRASMNWTSQLKWNAGKAMGLEERLYLGVEYVYWRNKFGIADTLGFPTHESNVNLLVKYHF from the coding sequence TTGACTGCGCCGCTACACGCAAAACTGTTGTGGCAGGATTTTAGTGCGACGTACCTGTATGGCGAAAATTACCGAGTTGGTGACAGTCGCCGGGCTGTGCTGACCTTTGAGCATGCATCAGGTGCTAGTTGGGGTGATAGCTTTTTCTTTCTGGATCACTTACGTTCTCGCGATGGTGGTCGGGAAAATTACGCCGAGTGGTCACCTCGTTTAAGCGGCTGCAAGTTAGAGATTTATTGCCCTGAAAAAGGGGGGCTCATCAAGGATGTGTTGTTCGCCAATACGGTAGAAATGGCCGAGCATGCGACTCACTTTCTTCATGGCGTTGGTCTGGATTTAAATATTCCAGGGTTCCAATACTTACAGGTGAACACCTATCGACGCAATAATGACCAGGTTGAGGACAACTGGCAGTTGACCACAGTCTGGGGATATCCTTTCTCAATCGGACAACAAGCATTTTTGTTTGATGGCTTTCTGGATTGGTTTTCCAGTACAGAAGACCAGCGTGCCAGCATGAACTGGACATCCCAGCTCAAATGGAATGCAGGCAAAGCCATGGGACTGGAAGAGCGTCTCTATCTCGGGGTTGAGTATGTGTACTGGCGCAATAAATTCGGCATTGCCGATACACTGGGCTTTCCGACTCATGAGTCTAATGTCAATCTGTTAGTGAAATATCACTTTTAA
- a CDS encoding substrate-binding periplasmic protein yields MSRWLLLIALWFHCEAGLAAAKVSITVFDNHEEFTRLSPAYGLSWTLLEQAARKAEIQFDKRSTVWLGAQRRVKAHKSDLAFGALYSEERAKWAYFSLPMATESSALYVPAHVNAGPIDYKDSIVGVSNGSIQHRYAQKKGFNQIYPARSAFDLFAALNGQRIDYALLSDAFVRVYCQSHEVDLCPKRVTESLIHTTVHFVTANDNRPMINVVKRLNQALLSMGDSPQVKALFERYGFSNDQYQQWLDLIQSSPKLNRP; encoded by the coding sequence ATGTCTCGTTGGCTACTACTCATAGCATTATGGTTTCACTGTGAAGCTGGATTGGCTGCAGCCAAGGTATCCATTACAGTATTTGATAATCATGAGGAATTCACACGTCTGTCGCCTGCTTATGGACTGTCATGGACACTGCTCGAACAAGCAGCACGAAAGGCAGAAATTCAGTTTGATAAAAGAAGTACGGTTTGGTTGGGGGCTCAGCGGCGAGTCAAGGCGCATAAGTCGGATCTGGCTTTTGGGGCACTGTACTCCGAAGAGCGGGCAAAGTGGGCTTATTTCAGCTTGCCCATGGCAACCGAATCTTCTGCCCTCTATGTGCCAGCTCATGTTAACGCCGGCCCTATTGATTACAAGGACAGTATTGTGGGTGTCTCGAACGGCTCAATACAACATCGTTATGCTCAGAAAAAAGGGTTTAACCAAATTTACCCGGCACGTTCGGCGTTTGACCTTTTCGCCGCCTTAAACGGCCAGCGCATTGACTATGCGCTGTTATCCGACGCGTTTGTGCGAGTCTATTGTCAGAGTCACGAGGTCGATTTGTGCCCTAAACGAGTGACCGAATCCTTGATTCATACGACGGTACATTTTGTCACCGCCAACGATAACCGGCCTATGATTAACGTGGTAAAGCGGCTCAACCAGGCACTGCTTAGTATGGGGGACTCACCACAAGTTAAAGCTCTATTTGAACGATATGGCTTTAGCAATGATCAGTATCAGCAGTGGCTGGATTTAATTCAGTCTTCACCGAAACTCAACCGGCCTTAG
- a CDS encoding DcaP family trimeric outer membrane transporter, with protein sequence MKTITTLTALLAACTLPVGADALNNTEFSYGGYIKLDAIASQYSDGDLSSGNIGRDFYIPALVPVEGVEESTAFDMHARQSRFKLGTKTSLDNGKAITTRIEMDFMATPNGDERISNSYSPRIRIASLQYDNWLFGQSWSTFQDVAVLPETLDFIGATDGTIFVRQAMIRYTNGGFAIAIENPETTITPFGGGGRIIADDNAVPDFVARYTYKGGWGHISLAGLLRQLSYEDTASNIDDSITAVGLSLSAKINIGRDDLKLMINSGSGLGRYLGLNTANGAVLDANGELEAIDATGGLVAYRHWWSEQWRSSLSYSFFNADNDTALTGANATKMTNSLRINALYSPTPALTFGVEYAKATRELESGTDGDMDRLQFSAKYSF encoded by the coding sequence GTGAAAACAATAACCACACTGACCGCATTGTTGGCTGCGTGTACTCTACCCGTTGGGGCCGATGCATTAAACAATACAGAATTCAGCTACGGTGGATACATAAAACTCGATGCCATCGCCAGCCAGTATTCCGATGGCGATCTTTCCTCAGGCAATATAGGTCGCGATTTTTATATTCCGGCACTGGTTCCCGTTGAAGGTGTAGAGGAAAGTACCGCTTTTGATATGCACGCCCGTCAGAGCCGCTTTAAGCTTGGGACCAAAACCTCACTGGATAACGGCAAAGCTATCACTACCCGTATCGAAATGGACTTTATGGCCACCCCAAATGGTGACGAGCGCATCTCCAATTCCTACAGCCCCAGAATCAGGATCGCCAGCCTGCAATACGATAACTGGTTGTTTGGCCAGAGCTGGAGTACCTTTCAGGACGTGGCCGTGCTACCGGAAACTCTGGACTTTATTGGTGCCACCGATGGTACTATCTTTGTGCGCCAAGCCATGATTCGCTATACCAATGGCGGCTTTGCTATTGCCATCGAAAATCCAGAAACGACCATCACCCCTTTTGGCGGCGGTGGACGAATTATCGCCGATGATAACGCCGTACCGGACTTCGTCGCCCGTTATACCTACAAAGGAGGCTGGGGGCACATCAGCCTGGCAGGCTTATTACGTCAGCTGTCCTATGAAGATACGGCAAGCAATATTGATGACAGTATTACCGCCGTAGGCCTGAGTCTTTCAGCTAAGATCAACATCGGCCGTGACGACCTCAAGCTAATGATTAACTCCGGCTCTGGCCTCGGACGCTACCTGGGACTGAATACCGCCAACGGCGCCGTTTTAGATGCCAATGGTGAGCTTGAAGCCATAGATGCTACCGGCGGTCTGGTGGCTTATCGTCACTGGTGGAGCGAACAGTGGCGCTCCAGCTTAAGCTATTCGTTCTTTAACGCCGACAACGATACCGCCCTGACCGGCGCAAACGCGACGAAGATGACCAACAGTTTGCGCATAAATGCTTTGTATTCTCCCACCCCCGCTCTCACCTTTGGTGTTGAGTACGCCAAAGCAACCCGGGAGTTGGAGTCCGGAACCGACGGTGACATGGACAGATTACAGTTTTCCGCCAAGTACAGTTTTTAA